The Desulfovibrio psychrotolerans genome includes the window TCTCGCTCTGACCTTTGCGGGCACGTTTCTGCTTGCTTCCGCATGCTCCGTGCTGAACCAGGTGCAGGAACGTGACACCGATGCCCTGTTCAGCCGAACGGCCGTACGTCCTTTGCCAGCGGGGCGGCTTACGCTCATGCAGGCACAGCTCTGTGCGTCTGCATGTTTCGCTCTGGCACTGGCCTGTTTTGTTGCCTTAAACGATTGGGCACTTCTCTGGTTGTATGTTGTGATCATTGTTCTGTACAACGGCGTGTATACTCCGTTGAAACGCAGAACAGCTTTTTCTCTTCTGGTGGGTGCCGTGCCCGGAGCATTGCCCCCGGTTACGGGCTGGATTGCCGCAGGTGGCAGCGTGTGGGACACCGCGCTGGGGGCGCTGTTTGTTGTGTACTATCTTTGGCAGGTGCCCCATTTCTGGCTCAGGGCGGAGCGCGATGCGGATGAATATGCGCGCGCCGGCCTGCCCGTGCCTATTCTGCATTTCGGCGCGACCCGATATGCACGCCTGTTGCGGGTATGGTTCCACGCCTATATTGTGGGGTTGCTCATGTTGCCCCTGTTCTCGTTTATGCATACCACGGCCATGCGCGTTTCCGTGACATTGTGCGCTATGGCTGTGTTGCTTGCTGTGGGATTGCTGCTGCATGCAGGGCAGAACAGGCGGGCGCTGCACTGGATTAACGCCTCGCTTCTTGCCGTCATGGTCCTGCTGCTGGCAGACAGGATGTGGCTGGCTCATGGAATGCTGTAACAGACTGTTGGGAAAGACAATGCGTTGTATCTTGCTGAAAGAGCAGGGCCTTTTGTAGTTACATTGTTTTCTCGACCGCCGGTTGTTTTTTAGCGCGATGTTTTGCCATTTCCGGGTTTGCTGTGGAAATGGACTTTTTAACGGCTCTTACTATAGCGAAAGGATTGGGCACGGAGTATGGATACCCGGTTGATCATGTGGATTCACCCGTTCATGCAGACTGTTGCAACCATTGCCGGATTTGCCGCCATGTACTGGGGATTCAGGCGATTTCAGATGCTGCATCTCAAGCAGAAGGTGCTGTTCCCGTGGAAGAGCCATGTCCGATGGGGAACGGTAGCCTTGCTGCTATGGGCAGTGGGGCTGGGAGTGGGGTTGTTTGCCGCTCATGCCGGGTGGGGTTCTATTTTGCTCACGCAGGTGCATTACATGGTTGCCTTTGCCGTGGCCCCGCTGTGTGTGACGGCATATGCCACCGGGTACGTGATGGATAAATACAAAAAGAAACGCACCGTTCTGAATGTGGTGCACGGCCTGAATAACCTGCTGCTGTGCCTGCTCATCTGCATACAAGTGGTAACAGGAGTTTGGGTGATTAAGGTGTTTCTCATGTACTGAAGGAAGAAGCGGTATTGCCGCATACGGGAAAATAATAAAGCCGCCGTGCCTTGGGCATGGCGGCTTTGCAGTTTGTTGTGCTTTGCTGCCTGCTGATGAAAAGAGGTTTTCGCAGCAAGTCAGCAGGTTGCTTGATAGTGCAGAACCCCGCTACAGTTCGCGGCTGTCGAACACCCGTTTGGCCTTTCCTGCGGAGCGTTCTATAGTGCGCGGTTCCACAAGGCGGACCTTGGTGGAAACCCCCAGAAACTCCTTTATGGTCTTCTGGATGCGTCCCTCTATGCGTTGCAGATTCTTGATGGCATCGGAGAACATGGCCTCGTCCACTTCCACCTGAATTTCCATATGGTCCAGGTTGCCTTCTCTGGTGACGAGGATGCGGTAATGGGGAGATGCTCCTTCGGTCTCCAGAATGATGGATTCAATCTGCGAGGGGAATACGTTGACACCGCGGATGATAAGCATGTCGTCGCTGCGCCCGGTTACGCGGCGCATGCGCACATGGGTTCTGCCGCAGGAACAGGGTACGTAGTTCAGGGAACTGATGTCGCGCGTGCGGTAGCGGATGAGCGGAATGCCTTCTTTGGTCAGAGTGGTGATGACCAGTTCGCCGGTTGCCCCGGGGGGCAGTTGCTCTCCGGTTACGGGATCGATGATTTCCGGCAGGAAATGGTCTTCATAAATATGCATGCCGTCTTTGGCCACCGCGCATTCCATGGATACGCCCGGCCCCATGATTTCCGATAGGCCGTAGATATTCACGGCGGTGATGCCCATTTTTGTTTCAATATCGGCGCGCATTTCATCCGTCCACGGTTCGGCACCGAAAATGCCGATGCGCAGCGGCAGGGTGCGGATGTCTATGCCTGCTTCCAGCGCGGCCTCGTGAAGCACAAGTGCGTAAGAAGGCGTACTGCACAGCACTGTTGCGCCAAAATCACGCATGAGCTGCACCTGCCGCTTGGTTCCGCCGCCTGATACCGGAATGACGGTGGCCCCAAGGCGTTCTGCTCCATAGTGAGCACCAAGCCCGCCGGTGAACAGCCCGTATCCGTAAGCATTATGAATGAAATCCTGCCGTGATGCCCCGGCGCACATGAAGGAACGCGCCATGAGCTCTGCCCAGTTGTTCACATCGCGTTGCGTGTAGCCCACAACCGTTGCCTTGCCTGTGGTGCCGCTGGAGGCGTGAAGGCGCACGATGTTTTCTTTGGGAACGGCAAACAGCCCGAACGGATAATTGTTGCGCAGGTCCTGCTTTTCGGTAAACGGCAGATACTTCAGATCGTTGAGAGATTTGATGTGCGCGGGCTGAATGCCTGCCTCATCAAACCGTTTGCGATAGTGCGGCACGTTGGCGTACACGCGTTCGCAAAGGTTTTGGAGCCGCCGCAACTGGAGCGCTTCCAGTTCCTCGCGGGGAAGCGTCTCACGCTCAACGTCGAATATCATACCGTATCTCCTGCGTCTGAGTGGAAAAGAGTAGCTGTTTGTACTGTATACCGGCAACAGGCACCAACTACCGTGATGTGCCTCATTCCCGGCGTGCGGTCAAGGTGTGCCCCGGTAAGGAGGCATGCTGCAACCCCGGTTGTCCGTTACTCTTCCGTCATTTGCCTCGGCGGACAGAATACGTTAGGATTTGCCTTTCATTATCGCATAAAATGATATGCAAGGAGTTTCCATGCCTGCTGAGACGCATATAGGTGGTCTGCCGGAATCTTTTCGTGAACTTGTACTGCAAAACCGCAGCTATCGCCGTTTTGCTGAATCTGAACGTGTTTCCGTCAAACTGCTTGAAGAGCTGGCGGAACTTGCCCGCTGCATTCCTGCCAGCGCCAATCGCCAGCCTTTGAAGTTTGCCCTTGTTTCCGATGCGGACAAGTGCGCGGAAATATTTCCCAGTCTGGGCTGGGCCGGATATCTGCCGGAATGGAAAGGGCCTGAAGCCGGTGAGCGGCCTGCAGCCTACATTGTCATTCTGGGCGACGACAGCATCAGCACTGACACCCAGACAGACCTTGGCATAGCCGCGCAGACCATTATGCTGGGCGCTGCCGCCTGCGGTCTTGGCGGCTGCATGATGGGGGCTATAAATAGAGAAAAGATCCACGCCACGCTTGGTCTTGCAGATACGCTGCGTGTTCTGCTGGTGCTCGCTCTTGGCCGGCCGGTGGAAAAAGTGCAGCTGGAACCCCTTGGCGCGGATGGAAATATCAAGTATTGGCGTGACGCCGAGGGCGGTCATCATGTTCCCAAGCGCAGCTTGGAAGAACTGATCGCTGCCCGGTACGCATAATCAATTACAATCGGACACCCTAATGACTGTATCCAAAGATAAGAAATTCTCCACCGTTCCCGTAGCGGAAAAGGTGGAGAACATTGTGAAATGGCTGGAAGAAAAGCATGCTTCCGATATCCTCGCGCTGAACCTTGAACGCGTGAATTCGTTTACGGATGCCGTGATCATCGTCACTGCAAAATCCGTCCGGCAGGGCCAGGCTATTGCCGAGCATGTCTATGCCATGGCCAAACAGGCAAACTACGAATATCTGCGTGTGGAAGGAAAGGATTCCGGCCAGTGGATTCTGGTAGACCTGAACGATGTGGTCATAAACGTTTTTCAGGAAGACGTGCGTCGGCTTTTCAATCTGGAAAGCCTGTGGGCCGATGCCGCCATACTGAACACAAACGAGTCTGAACACGCATGAGCACCCTTACCCCCACGCTGCTGCTTATTCTGGATGGCTGGGGCATGGCCCCGCAAGGGGAGGGGAACGCGGTCTCCTTGGCCCGCACCCCCGTGCTGGACAGTCTTCCGCTTCGGTTTGCCCACGCCCGCCTCACCTGTTCAGGCAGGGCGGTGGGGCTGCCCGAAGGGTTTATGGGCAACTCGGAAGTGGGGCACATGAATATCGGTGCCGGGCGCGTGATCTATCAGGACATGACGCGTATAGACGTTGCCATTGAAGACGGCTCCTTCCGGGCCAATCCCGTTCTCGGCAAACTGCTTGCCGACATCAAGGCCTCGGGGGGCAGGCTGCACCTTATGGGGCTTGTCTCGGACGGGGGGGTGCACAGCCATATCCGCCACATTGTTGCTCTGCTGGAACTGGCCCGGGATGCCGGAGTGGAGGTCCTTGTTCACGCCTTCATGGATGGACGGGATACCGGCCCCACAAGCGGCAAGGGCTATCTTGAAGCCTTGCAGGGCGCCATGGACAACCTCAAGTCCGGCCGCATAGCCACGATTTGCGGCCGGTATTATGCCATGGACCGTGACAAGCGATGGGACCGTGTGCAGGTGGCGTGGGATTGCCTTGTGCATGGCAGGGGGGATTCTGTACCCGAGGCGGTTGCTGCTGTTCAGGCTGCGTACGATGCGGGGGTAACGGATGAGTTTATCCGCCCCAGCGTAATCGTGGAAAACAGAGACGGAACGGAATTACAACCTGTGGCTCCTGTGCAGGATAATGACGGGATGTTCTTCTTCAATTTCCGTGCTGACAGGGCAAGGGAGCTTACCCGCGCGTTCATAGATGATGCTTTTGAAGAGTTTCCCCGCGGCAGAAGGCCGAAGCTTGCCGGATTTGCCACCATGACCGCCTATGATGCAATGTTTCCGCTGCCTGTGGCATTCACCAAGGAGGCGGGCACGGACACGCTGGGTGAGACGGTTGCACACGCGGGGCTGCGGCAGCTGCGGATTGCGGAAACGGAAAAATACGCCCACGTAACCTATTTTTTCAACTGCGGACGGGAAGAACCTTTTCCGGGTGAAGACCGTATTCTGGTAAACTCCCCCCGCGATGTGGCCACCTATGACCTCAAGCCGGAAATGAGCGTGCCTGAGGTGACGGAACGGCTCTTGGAAGCATGGAAAAGCGGTGCATATGATCTTGTGGTCTGCAATCTCGCCAATCTGGACATGGTTGGGCATACCGGGAGCATTCCGGCCGCCGTGGCCGCCTGCGAAGCTGTGGATGGCTGCGTGGGACGCATTCTGCAGGCAGTGCTTGATTCCGGTGGCCGGGCTCTTGTCACCGCAGACCACGGCAATGCGGAAGAGATGCTGGATGCCAAAGGCCTGCCCCAGACTGCGCACAGTATGAACCCTGTGCCCCTGGTGCTGGTGGAAAACAACTCGCAGGTCACCTTGCAGCGGGAAGGCATTCTGGGGGACATTGCCCCCACCATATTAGACCTTTGGGGTACGAAGCAGCCGGACGCCATGACCGGCAGCAGTCTTGTGGTTAAAGCCTGACCAGAATTGATGCGCAAATTGAAGGAGAATGGGCTTTGTCTTCACGCAACAAAAAGCCGCTTGCCCCGGTTAAGCCGGCAGGGCTGGAAATGATATTCTTTTACGGGTGCCCTCATTGCAGCCACCGGGTGCCGCTGCTGGCCCCCACGCAACCGGCCATGGCGCAATGCGATGCCTGTGCACAGCATTTTCCCATTGTGCCGGTGGATGAAAAGACACTGCGATTTATGAAGACGATGCTTGCCAACGGCAGGGCAGGCATAGATCCTGACTTCATGTAACACTTGAAGCAATAAAACCCCCGCAGGGTGCGAAAACACTGCGGGGGTTTTGCTTGGCGCAGTATCGTAACCGCCTGTGTCTTACCATTATCCCTTTGCAGCGATATAGGCTTCAGTCAGGCGCTTCATGATGTAGGAGCGCATGTCTTCGTCATCGCTTTCCAGATTAAGACACAGTGCATCTTCGCCCAGCAGTCCGCCGGGAACCCAGTCGCCGAGTTCGGCAGGGTCTGTAACCATGTCGGCGTAAAAGCATACGGAGAGCCAGCGCGCGTCCGGATCATCATCCACCACGTCCACGAGAACGAACAGTTCCCGCTCTGACTGTGCAGGGTGCGATGCGCGAAGCGAATGACTGACGCCCGGACGGCTTTTAAACTGCAGGCGGATTCCGTCCATAGCCTGCAGGTGATCACGAAAAGCCTCGAAAGCAGCCTTGGTTCTTGTCTCCGTGTCGTGCCACTGGGCAAGCAGGGCGTTCAGTTCGGTTGTCGCGTCCTGAGATAACGTGGGCGAGAGTATGGGTGAGAGCATGGGGCCTCCGGTAAAGCATTGCGAACAATGGGCGGCAGGCTGCCGCAAATGTCATGAAGTGAGTGGGTGCTTTCTCACATGCCGGGCATGCCTGTCAATGTTTCTGCCGGATTCCTCGCGGTGCTATACGCCTTCCCAGACCTTTACACCGCACGAACAATGCGTAGAATGTCGCCTGTCGGCCACGGGCCAAAGGAGAGGATATGACCAGAACAGTTCTCATGGTGCTGACGTCACATAACCGGTTTGAAGCGATAGATCGTCCCACGGGCTGGTGGTTGGAAGAGGTGGCTGTGCCGTATCTTCTTCTCCGCGAGGCCGGGGTGGAAGTAACCATTGCCTCTCCGGCGGGCGGCAAGGCTCCCATGGACCCTGCCAGCGTAGAAGCGGACGTTGCGGATGATCTGACGCGCAGCTTCCTGAACGACAGGGAAGCCATGGACTGCGTGAACGACACCATTCCCCTCGGCATGGTGCGGGCAGAGGATTATGATGCGCTGTTTTTTCCCGGCGGCCACGGACCTATGTTTGACCTCTCCGTCAGTGAGGAAGTTGCGGAACTGGTTGCCGATTTCATTCGCGAAAAGAAACCGGTAGCTGCGGTATGCCACGGCGCTGCAGCATTGCTGCTGGCTGCGGACGATACCGGTTCTTCTGTCCTAGAGGGACGCCGTATCACCGGATTCTCCAACGAAGAGGAAACGGCAGTCGGGCTGCACGAGGCGGTTCCCTTCCTGTTGCAGGAGAGTCTTATCGCCCGAGGAGCAGAGTATGTGTGCGGACCGCCATGGCAACCACATGTGGTTGAGGACGGCCTCTTCATAACGGGGCAGAACCCTGCCTCGTCCATGCCGCTGGCTCAGGCTCTGCTCAAGCGGCTTGGAATACGCAGGTCTGTGCGACCCGTTTAATTCTTCCGGACTGTTCCATACCTTATTCGCGGCTGGCCGCAGTGTGCCATGCCTATAAAAAAATAACCGCAGCGGATTGATGCCGCGCGAATGACAGGATTTTTTGCGGATGCTCCATGCTATTGGTGCCATTGTTTTTGGTCTCTGCCTTCTGGTTTGGAGTGCAGACCGCTTTGTGGACGGCGCTTCGGCCACGGCCCGTCATTTTGGTATGTCTCCGCTTCTTGTGGGCATAGTGATTGTTGGGTTCGGCACCTCGTTGCCGGAAATGCTTGTTTCTGTTCAGTCGTCATTGCAGGGTAATCCGGGCATAGCGCTTGGCAACGCCTATGGTTCGAATATTGCCAATATAGCCCTGATACTGGGCATTGCCGCCCTTATTTGCCCCATGGCCGTCCATGCGCGGGTGCTCCGCAGGGAACTGCCGCTGCTGCTTGCCGTTTCCGGCCTTTCCGTGGCCCTGCTGTGGGACGGACATATTTCCCGGCTGGATGCGCTGGCGTTTCTGGGCATCTTCTTTCTTATCATGGGCTGGTCTGTGGTGCAGGCACTGCATTCCCGTGTGGATTTTTTGGTTCCGGATGCCGATGCGCAATCAAGGGCGCGCAGCATGGCGCTGCGCACAGCCATTTTTTGGCTGGTGGCAGGCGCGGTGGTGCTGGCCATAAGCTCACGCATGCTCGTATGGGGGGCGGTGCTGGTTGCGCAGGCTTTCGGAGTGAGTGACCTGATTATCGGGCTGACCGTCATCGCCATGGGAACCTCGCTGCCTGAATTGGCTTCTTCGGTGGCTGCGGCAGTCAAGCGGGAGCATGATATTGCCATCGGCAACGTGCTGGGGTCCAACCTGTTCAACACGCTGGCCGTGGTGGGGTTGGCAGGCAGCCTGCATCCGCTGGATGTGGAACAGGCGGTGCTCTTCCGCGACATGCCGGTCATGATAGGCCTAACCTTGTCGCTTATGCTGGTCGGGCTGTGGCCCAATCCGCGTCTCAACAGGCTGGAAGGCCTGCTTTTGCTGGCCGTGTACATTGGCTATATGAGCTGGCTCGTGGTGGACACTCTGGGCTGACGCCCCGACCATCTCCCCTACTGGCGCAGCGCTACAGGCGGAAACAAAACATGGATGACCGTTCTGTCGAAGCACATGCTGCTCCTTCGGGGGAACCCGACATTTCTTCCGCCTGCAGGAAGAGACGGACGTTTCGGCCCAACGTGTTGCGCTTGCTCGGTCGCCTGTTTTTTCTGGTGCTTCTGCTGGGTGGGCTGGATATGGGCCGCTATCTGGTCTGGCCCGATGTGGCAACACTTAAGACAGAGAATCCGGCTTCAACGTCTTTCATGGAATACCGTCAGCGCCAGTGGGAAGACAGCGGCAGAAAACACCGCATCCGGCATGAGTGGGTACCGCTCGGGCAGATTTCACGCCATCTGGTTCTCGCCGTCACCATTGCAGAAGATGATAAATTCTGGACGCATCAGGGGTTTGATGTGGAGGGAATGCACGAGGCGCTGCGACGTAACCTTGGGGAAGGGCGTCTTGCCGCCGGTGGGAGCACCATTACGCAGCAACTGGTGAAGAATTTGTATTTTACCCCTGAAAAAAGCGTGCTGCGCAAGCTGCGTGAGGCCATCCTTACATGGCGTGTGGAAAGAAACCTGCCTAAAAAGCGAATTCTGGAACTCTACCTGAACAACATTGAGTGGGGTGACGGCATTTTCGGAATAGGCGCGGCAGCCCGTCATTACTACGGAAAATCTGCCTCTGCGCTTACCCGGCAGGAAGCGGCAAGTCTGGCCGCCATTTTGCCCAATCCCCTTGCGTGGAAGCCGGATTCTTCATCCCGGACGGTGCAGTACCGCAAGCGGATTATCCTGCAACGTATGCAGCGGAGAAATTCCGGCCCTTAGCCATTTATGGGGAAAAGAACCTGCCCGACTGTGAAATGTTCGGATAGCCGCGCGTGGCTGACAATGCCCCTGGAAACAGGCTGAACAATACGATAGCGGGCGGATAAGGGGCGGATAAGGGGCGAAAAAGAGCAGGTAAAATTCGGCCAGAATTCAAAAGGATGTTCAGTTCCCGCTGCCATCTTTGGGCGAGGCGGTTCTTCTGTCTGAAGCTTCCTGACCTGCCGCACCAGCATCTTCCGTTACATCAAATTGCCGCACATGGTGCAGCGGAACAAAGCTGAGCGTTCTGTCCAGCCGGGTTATCTGCAGCGTGTTGGAGTCTGTAATATCCCATGAAAGACAGGGAATGCTGACAACGCCCCCGTCAGAATAGCGGATGGAGAGAGTGTAGCGCAGAGGGGCCTTTAAGCGCACCGCGTTAAGGGCATTCTGGTTGGCCACATCTGCCTTCATGGCAATAATCCAGTGGAGAATGGCCTTTTTTTTGTTTTCCAGCGTATCGTGCTGCGGGCACAGGCCAACCTTCTGGCTGTCCGGCGCAGGAACAAAGCCGTGGATGAATCCGCCCGTGGCGTCCTTGCCGCATATGAAGCAGGGAACCATGCCATTATCTCCGTTATGCGATATGTCTGAAAAGAGGCATTCCCCGTCCGGAATGGGAGGCGGGGAATGCCGGTTCTATGTATTCTCTCAGGTGTGTAAAGACGATTCTGGATATTGTTGAACCGAAAACGGACCTGTTTTCAAGTCTGTATCAATCCAGAAAACTGCCATCTTTAATCGTTCCTGCAAAACGGACTGTTAGCGTTCCTTAAGATACCGGATGCCGTTCTCCAGCAGCACAATCCCAAGAGAGCCGCCTTCGCCCGCCGTCCAGCCGGGATGGTTGGTGGGGTGGTTGTAGGCTTCCGGATGCGGCATAAGCCCCAGAATACGGCCAGAGGGGTCGGTGAGTCCGGCAATGCCCATGGGCGACCCGTTGGGGTTTTTCGGGTATTCCTGCGTGGGTATACCCGTTTCCGGGTCCGCGTACTGCAGGGCGATGAGATTGTTTGTGGTAAGAGCTTCACGCACCGAATCATCGCGGAATACAATTTTTCCCTCGCCGTGTCGGACGGGAAGGTAGAGCATGTCCACGTTCCTGGTGAACACACAGGGGCTTTGCGGGTTTGCCTTCAGGTGTACCCAGCGGTCTTCAAACCGTGCGGAATCGTTGTGCGAGAGTGAAACCTGACGGTCAAGGTAGGCTCCGTCCACGGCAGGCAGCATGCCCAGCTTGACCAGCAGCTGGAAGCCGTTGCAGATGCCCAGAATGATACCGCCTTCGGCATGAAAGGTCTTTAGCTGGTCCAGCAACGGCTCGCTGTGTTGCGTGGCGGCGTGTCTCCATCGCTGTGCCGCTGCGAGAGCGGAGCCGAGATCGTCGCCGTCCAGAAAGCCGCCGGGAAAAATGAGAAAGTTGTAGTCAGTGAGCCGGACTCGTCCGGCGACCAGATCGGAAAAAAAGGCGATGTCTGCCGTATCCGCGCCGGAAAGACGTGCCGCATGGGCCGATTCCACCTCGCAATTCGTGCCGTATCCGGTAATAACCAGCGTCTTAGCCTGCGCCATTGCTGCAATGTCTCCTGAAAAGTTGTCGTGAAGAAAAAAGGTTCTTTACTTGCTCCACCTGTTCATGTAGAGCCTGTCGCTTTTGGGATGCGCCGGAACTGCCTGCGGCCTATTGCGGTCTGTTAGGGGTCCACCTGCTACAGGGCGCTGCCTGCACAACATTGCAGAGCAGGGCAGGGACCGATGATCATAGTTGCACACCGAAGAACAGTCAACGGCTGACGTTCGCAGAAATTTTGTGTATATCTGAACGGATGTGTTGAATTCCGACAGTTCATGGAACTCGGCACCAGTTTTTTCAAACACATACCCTTAGGCAGGAGTGTATGAAGACCAAGTTCATATTTGTTACCGGTGGGGTTCTTTCCTCTCTGGGCAAAGGTCTGGCCGCAGCCTCGCTCGGAGCGCTGCTCAAGGCGCGCGGATTGAGCGTCACCATCCAGAAGCTGGATCCCTACATAAACGTTGACCCGGGTACCATGAACCCTTTCCAGCACGGCGAAGTGTATGTGACGGATGACGGTGCGGAAACCGACCTTGATCTCGGACACTACGAGCGGTTTCTCAACGTACCCATGAGCCAGAAAAACAACTATACCTCCGGCTCCATCTACCACCGCGTTATCACCAAGGAGCGCAGGGGAGATTATCTGGGCGGAACGGTGCAGGTCATTCCGCACATCACGGACGAGATCAAAAAGAGTGTCCTTGAACTTGCCAGTGACGATCTGGACGTTGCCATCATCGAAATTGGCGGCACAGTAGGCGATATTGAGGGGTTGCCGTTTCTGGAGGCTATTCGCCAGTTGCGCGGCGATCTGGGACGCGAACACTGCATGTACATACACCTGACGCTGGTGCCCTATCTGCGCGCCGCAGGCGAGCACAAGACCAAGCCCACCCAGCACAGCGTGAAGGAACTGCGTTCCATCGGCATTCAGCCCGACATAATTATCTGCCGTTGTGAACAGCCCATCAGCGACGATTTAAAGCGCAAGATTGCCCTGTTCTGCAACGTGGATTCCGATGCTGTGTTTTCTGCGCAGGATGTGGGCAATATTTATGAAGTGCCGCTCTTCTTCTACGAAGAAGGACTGGACCAGAAGGTCGCCATTATGCTGCGCCTGCCCGCCAAAAACGCCGACCTGACCGCATGGAAAAACCTCATCCACACCTTCAAGAACCCGGCAGGCTCCGTGCGTATAGGTATTGTGGGCAAGTACGTTGACCTGAAGGAAGCGTACAAAAGCCTGCACGAGGCTCTGGTTCACGGCGGCGTAGCCAACAAGATAACCGTGGAACTGGAGTACGTAAATTCCGAAGAGATAACCGAAGACAATGTTGCCAAGCGCATGAAACCGCTGGACGGCATTCTGGTTCCTGGCGGTTTCGGGCATCGCGGAGTGGAAGGCAAGATAACCGCCATTCGTTATGCACGCGAAAACAAAATTCCCTTCTTCGGAATCTGTCTGGGCATGCAGCTCGCTGTTATTGAATATTGCCGCAACGTTCTGGGGATTGCCGGAGCCAATTCGGAAGAATTTGACGAACTGGCCAAGGACAAAGT containing:
- a CDS encoding CTP synthase, yielding MKTKFIFVTGGVLSSLGKGLAAASLGALLKARGLSVTIQKLDPYINVDPGTMNPFQHGEVYVTDDGAETDLDLGHYERFLNVPMSQKNNYTSGSIYHRVITKERRGDYLGGTVQVIPHITDEIKKSVLELASDDLDVAIIEIGGTVGDIEGLPFLEAIRQLRGDLGREHCMYIHLTLVPYLRAAGEHKTKPTQHSVKELRSIGIQPDIIICRCEQPISDDLKRKIALFCNVDSDAVFSAQDVGNIYEVPLFFYEEGLDQKVAIMLRLPAKNADLTAWKNLIHTFKNPAGSVRIGIVGKYVDLKEAYKSLHEALVHGGVANKITVELEYVNSEEITEDNVAKRMKPLDGILVPGGFGHRGVEGKITAIRYARENKIPFFGICLGMQLAVIEYCRNVLGIAGANSEEFDELAKDKVIYLMTEWYDFRRNATEKRDEKSDKGGTMRLGTYPCVITPKTNAMQAYGAERIEERHRHRFEFNKAYFESLQQAGLVFSGLSPDGELVEIVEIKEHPWFLGCQFHPEFKSTPMNPHPLFREFIKAAKKGKK